Proteins encoded by one window of Lutibacter sp. A64:
- a CDS encoding sugar kinase: MSQIITFGEVLMRLSPIGNKKFIQADFLEFYFGGTEVNVGISIAIFGGDVKHITCISEDFVGETAISYLRKFGVDTSAIVRSKRPLGVYFLEVGAVMRPSTISYNRSHSSFSEIQPNMVNWETSLEGGKWFHWTGITPALCKGGYETLKDGLILAKKKGLTISADPTYRKGLWNYGVNAKDALSDLLSYSTIFIGGINEINEVLGTNFGYSNEDFIEASKQLMLKFPSIEKVFDKIRTAVNSSWNKIRARMWNGKEFRETKDLDITHIIDRIGTGDAFAAGLIYGLQHYDDIKSMEFASAASALKHTYEGDVNFSSVDEVLGILDGNITGRFNR; encoded by the coding sequence ATGAGTCAAATTATAACATTTGGAGAGGTTTTAATGCGTTTATCTCCAATTGGAAACAAAAAATTTATTCAAGCCGATTTTTTAGAATTTTATTTTGGTGGAACCGAGGTAAATGTTGGTATTTCAATTGCAATTTTTGGAGGTGATGTAAAACATATTACTTGCATTTCAGAAGATTTTGTAGGTGAAACTGCCATTTCTTATTTACGAAAATTTGGAGTGGACACCTCTGCTATTGTTAGATCTAAGCGTCCGTTAGGTGTTTACTTTTTAGAGGTTGGTGCAGTTATGCGACCTAGCACAATTTCTTACAATCGTTCGCATTCTTCCTTCTCAGAAATTCAACCGAATATGGTTAACTGGGAAACATCTTTAGAAGGTGGTAAATGGTTTCATTGGACAGGCATAACTCCTGCCCTTTGCAAAGGTGGTTACGAAACTTTAAAAGATGGTTTAATTTTAGCAAAAAAGAAAGGTTTAACTATTTCTGCAGACCCAACGTACAGAAAAGGTTTATGGAATTATGGTGTAAATGCCAAAGATGCTTTATCAGATTTATTAAGTTATTCAACAATATTTATTGGTGGTATTAATGAAATTAATGAAGTATTAGGTACTAATTTTGGATATTCTAATGAAGATTTTATTGAAGCAAGTAAACAATTAATGCTTAAATTTCCTTCTATTGAAAAAGTATTTGATAAAATTAGAACCGCTGTAAACTCTTCTTGGAATAAAATTAGAGCTAGAATGTGGAATGGTAAAGAGTTTAGAGAAACCAAAGATTTAGATATTACACATATTATTGATAGAATTGGAACTGGAGATGCTTTTGCTGCTGGATTAATTTATGGTTTACAACATTATGACGATATTAAATCTATGGAATTTGCAAGTGCAGCAAGTGCGCTAAAACACACCTATGAAGGTGATGTAAACTTTTCGTCTGTAGATGAAGTATTAGGTATTTTAGATGGAAATATTACTGGAAGATTTAATAGATAA
- a CDS encoding acyl-[acyl-carrier-protein] thioesterase, whose amino-acid sequence MKDLESVFDETYKINSININTNKKLGLFGLLQILQDIASEHALKLGFGYESSMEKGFFWVLTRQKLQIDTWPSLDDTITIKTWTKPVIDFYAIREYEIFLNNEKIGACSTSWMILDSKTRRPKKIENTESLFKPRKDYSLDFLAEKINLPKEIGATKTFEVRNSDLDMNNHVNNVKYTQWVLDSIPFTYHKLFKVKEYEINFSAETFLDDKIEIHSNINNPESNINHELFFKGNRLKDSKVVFTARMLTQ is encoded by the coding sequence ATGAAAGACTTGGAATCTGTTTTTGATGAAACTTATAAAATAAATAGTATAAATATAAATACAAATAAAAAATTAGGCTTATTTGGTTTGTTGCAAATACTGCAAGATATTGCTAGTGAACATGCATTAAAACTAGGTTTTGGTTACGAAAGTTCGATGGAAAAAGGTTTTTTTTGGGTGCTAACCAGACAAAAATTACAAATAGATACTTGGCCAAGCTTAGATGATACCATAACTATTAAAACTTGGACAAAACCAGTTATTGATTTTTATGCAATTCGTGAATATGAAATATTTTTAAATAATGAAAAAATAGGAGCATGTTCAACAAGTTGGATGATTTTAGATAGTAAAACCAGAAGGCCTAAAAAAATAGAAAATACTGAAAGTTTATTTAAACCTAGAAAAGATTATTCATTAGATTTTTTAGCAGAAAAAATTAACCTTCCTAAAGAAATAGGGGCTACAAAAACATTTGAAGTTAGAAATAGTGACTTAGACATGAATAATCATGTAAATAATGTAAAATATACACAGTGGGTACTTGATTCAATACCGTTTACTTATCATAAATTATTTAAGGTTAAAGAGTATGAAATTAATTTTTCTGCAGAAACTTTTTTAGATGATAAAATAGAGATTCATAGTAATATAAACAACCCAGAATCAAATATTAATCATGAATTGTTTTTTAAAGGCAATAGGTTAAAAGATTCTAAAGTAGTTTTTACGGCAAGAATGCTTACTCAATAA